In one Pseudomonas sp. MM211 genomic region, the following are encoded:
- the folE gene encoding GTP cyclohydrolase I FolE → MDSSRNTLEQHYTAILGQLGEDVSREGLLDTPKRAAKAMQYLCNGYEKTLEEVTNGALFSSDASEMVVVKNIELYSLCEHHLLPFIGKAHVAYIPNGKVLGLSKVARIVDMYARRLQIQESLSRQIAEAVQQVTGALGVAVVIEAKHMCMMMRGVEKQNSSMVTSVMLGEFRENAATRSEFLSLVNS, encoded by the coding sequence ATGGACTCTAGCCGTAACACTCTCGAACAGCATTACACCGCGATCCTCGGCCAACTCGGCGAAGACGTCTCCCGCGAAGGCCTGCTCGACACGCCCAAGCGCGCCGCCAAGGCCATGCAATACCTCTGCAACGGCTATGAGAAGACCCTGGAAGAAGTCACCAACGGTGCGCTGTTCAGCTCCGACGCCAGCGAGATGGTGGTGGTGAAGAATATCGAGCTGTATTCGCTGTGCGAGCATCACTTGCTGCCCTTCATCGGCAAGGCCCATGTCGCCTACATCCCCAATGGCAAAGTGCTGGGCCTCTCCAAGGTGGCGCGCATCGTCGACATGTATGCCCGCCGCCTGCAGATCCAGGAAAGCCTGAGCCGGCAGATCGCCGAGGCAGTCCAGCAGGTCACTGGCGCCCTGGGTGTGGCGGTGGTTATCGAGGCGAAGCACATGTGCATGATGATGCGCGGCGTGGAGAAGCAGAACTCCTCCATGGTCACCTCGGTGATGCTCGGCGAGTTCCGCGAAAACGCCGCGACCCGCAGCGAGTTTCTCAGCTTGGTCAATAGCTGA
- a CDS encoding ABC transporter transmembrane domain-containing protein has product MNLFLSSRHREALRMSWAFIAPYRGRVAGALLALLFTAAITLSMGQGIKLLVDQGLATQSPEALRHSILLFFVLVLALAVGTYTRFYLVSWLGERVVADIRKRVFDHLIGLHPGFYAHNRSSEIQSRLTADTTLLQSVIGSSLSMALRNLILMVGGMILLVITNPKLSAIVLAALPLVVAPILLFGRRVRELSRLSQDRIADVGSYVSEVLGQIKTVQAYNHQAEDRRRFSLSAEAAFDTARKRVAQRAWLITVVIVLVLGAVGVMLWVGGMDVIAGRISGGELAAFVFYSLIVGSSFGTLSEVIGELQRAAGAAERISELLRARNEIHAPLEGALIPVQPVQGRIEVQDLSFAYPTRPESLALQGIDLTVVPGETLAIVGPSGAGKSTLFDLLLRFYDPQQGRILIEGLPIDRLDPHVLRENFALVSQHPALFFGSVEDNIRYGHLDASSAEVEAAARAAHAHEFIERLPQGYQTHLGDAGLGLSGGQRQRLAIARALLVDAPILLLDEATSALDAESEHLIQQALPELMRGRTTLVIAHRLATVKSADRIAVFDQGQLVALGKHAELVASNPLYARLAELQFVEKT; this is encoded by the coding sequence ATGAACCTGTTTTTGTCTTCTCGCCACCGTGAGGCCTTGCGCATGTCGTGGGCGTTTATCGCCCCCTATCGTGGGCGCGTGGCCGGCGCGCTGCTGGCATTGCTGTTTACCGCAGCCATTACCTTGTCCATGGGGCAGGGCATCAAACTGCTGGTGGATCAGGGACTGGCCACGCAATCGCCGGAAGCGCTGCGCCACTCGATCCTGCTGTTCTTTGTGCTGGTTCTGGCCTTGGCGGTCGGCACCTACACGCGCTTCTACCTGGTGTCCTGGCTTGGCGAGCGGGTAGTGGCGGATATCCGCAAACGGGTATTCGATCACCTGATCGGCTTGCATCCGGGGTTCTATGCGCATAACCGCAGCTCGGAGATCCAATCGCGGCTGACCGCCGACACTACGCTGCTGCAATCGGTGATCGGTTCGTCGCTGTCGATGGCGTTGCGCAACCTGATCCTGATGGTTGGCGGCATGATCCTGCTGGTGATCACCAATCCCAAGTTGAGCGCCATCGTGCTCGCTGCATTGCCGTTGGTGGTGGCGCCGATCCTGCTGTTCGGCCGTCGCGTACGGGAATTGTCGCGTCTCAGCCAGGACCGCATCGCCGACGTTGGCAGCTACGTCAGCGAAGTGCTCGGGCAGATCAAGACGGTGCAGGCCTACAACCATCAAGCCGAAGATCGCCGCCGTTTCAGCCTTTCCGCCGAGGCCGCGTTCGACACGGCGCGAAAACGCGTGGCTCAGCGTGCCTGGCTGATCACCGTGGTGATCGTGCTGGTGCTCGGCGCCGTCGGGGTGATGCTCTGGGTCGGTGGCATGGACGTGATCGCCGGGCGCATCAGCGGTGGCGAGCTGGCCGCGTTCGTGTTCTACAGTCTGATCGTCGGCTCCTCGTTCGGCACCCTCAGCGAAGTGATCGGCGAGTTGCAGCGTGCGGCCGGTGCCGCTGAGCGCATCAGCGAATTGCTGCGCGCGCGCAACGAGATCCATGCGCCGCTCGAAGGTGCCCTGATTCCGGTGCAGCCCGTGCAGGGGCGCATCGAGGTACAGGATTTGTCCTTCGCCTACCCGACCCGTCCGGAAAGCCTCGCCCTGCAGGGCATCGATCTGACTGTCGTGCCCGGCGAAACCCTGGCCATCGTCGGGCCTTCCGGGGCGGGCAAGTCGACGCTGTTCGATCTGCTGCTGCGCTTCTACGACCCACAGCAGGGGCGAATCCTGATCGAAGGCCTGCCGATCGATCGGCTCGATCCCCATGTGTTGCGCGAGAACTTCGCACTGGTCTCCCAGCACCCGGCGCTGTTCTTCGGCAGCGTGGAGGACAACATCCGCTACGGGCATCTGGATGCCAGCAGCGCAGAAGTCGAAGCTGCCGCGCGGGCGGCCCATGCCCATGAGTTCATCGAGCGATTGCCGCAGGGTTATCAGACCCACCTGGGCGATGCCGGGCTGGGTTTGTCAGGTGGGCAGCGTCAGCGCCTGGCGATTGCCCGTGCGTTACTGGTGGATGCGCCGATCCTGCTGCTGGACGAAGCCACCAGCGCCCTCGATGCCGAGAGCGAACACCTGATCCAGCAGGCGCTACCCGAGCTGATGCGTGGCCGTACTACTTTGGTGATCGCCCACCGCCTGGCCACGGTGAAGAGTGCGGATCGCATCGCCGTGTTTGATCAGGGGCAGTTGGTTGCCTTGGGCAAGCATGCCGAACTGGTCGCCAGCAACCCGCTGTACGCGCGGCTGGCCGAGTTGCAGTTCGTGGAGAAAACCTGA
- a CDS encoding aldo/keto reductase: MQAIRNRYQLNMPKLGLGTWPMRDDECTRAVHQALQIGYRHIDTATAYENEAAVGKALAETEVDREKIHLTTKVWWDKLQPDAIRASLADSLQALRTEYVDLFLIHWPGNAGSLKGDDLHRALDTLAALRDEGKTLNIGVANFPLPLLRQSIEEFKAPIAAIQVEYHVLLDQQPMLDYAREHNLAFTAYCPLARGEAAQLPEIRQIAAKHGVFPSQVVLQWLLAQDNVAAIPKASGVENQRANLAALDIRLDDEDRALIASLPKDRRLVSPDFAPAW; this comes from the coding sequence ATGCAGGCCATCCGCAATCGTTATCAACTGAACATGCCGAAACTGGGGCTGGGCACCTGGCCCATGCGCGACGACGAATGTACCCGCGCGGTGCATCAAGCCCTGCAGATCGGCTACCGACATATCGACACCGCCACGGCCTACGAGAACGAAGCGGCAGTCGGCAAGGCGCTGGCAGAGACAGAGGTCGACCGCGAGAAGATCCACCTGACTACCAAGGTCTGGTGGGACAAGCTGCAGCCCGATGCCATCCGCGCCTCGCTCGCCGATAGCCTGCAGGCGCTGCGCACCGAGTACGTCGACCTGTTCCTGATCCACTGGCCAGGCAACGCCGGTAGCCTCAAAGGTGATGACCTGCACCGCGCTCTGGACACCCTCGCGGCGCTGCGTGACGAAGGCAAGACGCTGAACATCGGCGTCGCCAATTTCCCGCTGCCTCTGCTGCGTCAGAGCATCGAGGAGTTCAAGGCCCCAATCGCCGCCATTCAGGTGGAATACCACGTACTGCTCGATCAGCAACCGATGCTCGACTACGCCCGCGAACACAACCTGGCGTTCACCGCCTACTGCCCGCTGGCACGTGGCGAAGCCGCGCAATTGCCGGAAATCCGCCAGATTGCCGCCAAGCACGGCGTGTTCCCCAGCCAGGTGGTGCTGCAATGGCTGCTCGCCCAGGACAACGTGGCGGCGATCCCCAAGGCCAGCGGCGTAGAAAACCAGCGGGCCAACCTGGCCGCTCTGGATATCCGCCTCGACGACGAAGACCGCGCGCTGATCGCCAGCCTGCCCAAAGACCGTCGCCTGGTCAGCCCGGACTTCGCACCGGCCTGGTAA
- the pcaC gene encoding 4-carboxymuconolactone decarboxylase, whose protein sequence is MDEKQRYEAGMQVRRAVLGDTHVDRSLEKLTPFNEEFQEMITRHAWGDIWTRPGLPRHTRSLITIAMLIGMNREGELKLHLKAAKNNGVTREELKELIMQSAIYCGIPAANATFHLAEELWDEVGVESLNKA, encoded by the coding sequence ATGGACGAGAAACAACGCTATGAAGCTGGCATGCAGGTGCGCCGTGCGGTGCTGGGTGATACCCATGTCGACCGCAGCCTGGAAAAGCTGACGCCGTTCAACGAAGAGTTCCAGGAAATGATCACCCGACATGCCTGGGGCGATATCTGGACGCGCCCGGGTTTGCCACGCCACACGCGTAGCCTGATCACCATCGCCATGCTGATCGGCATGAACCGCGAAGGTGAATTGAAACTGCACCTCAAGGCTGCCAAGAACAATGGCGTGACCCGTGAGGAGCTCAAGGAATTGATCATGCAGAGCGCGATCTACTGCGGCATTCCCGCGGCCAACGCGACCTTCCATCTCGCTGAGGAGCTGTGGGATGAAGTCGGCGTGGAGTCGCTGAACAAGGCGTAG
- the pcaD gene encoding 3-oxoadipate enol-lactonase: protein MPVVSLADGDLNYKLEGPAEAPVLVLSNSLGTNLHMWDAQIPAFTEHFRVLRYDTRGHGQSLVSAGFYSIEQNGHDVLALLDALNIGKVHFCGLSMGGLIGQWFGINAGERLQRLVLCNTAAKIGSDEIWSTRIDTVLKGGEKAMRDLRDASIERWFTPPFAAEHPEKVDPIVTMLAQTSPQGYAANCAAVRDADYREQIAAIKAPTLIVCGTGDAVTTPEHGRFMQERIAGAELVEFDAAHLSNVQAGELFTRRVLDFLQVE from the coding sequence ATGCCTGTGGTATCCCTCGCCGATGGCGACCTGAACTACAAACTCGAAGGCCCGGCGGAAGCGCCAGTGCTGGTGCTGTCCAATTCCCTGGGCACCAACCTGCACATGTGGGACGCGCAGATCCCGGCGTTCACCGAGCATTTTCGCGTGCTGCGTTACGACACCCGTGGTCATGGCCAGTCGCTGGTCAGCGCCGGCTTCTACAGCATCGAACAGAACGGCCATGACGTCCTGGCGCTGCTCGACGCGCTGAACATCGGCAAGGTGCATTTCTGCGGCCTGTCCATGGGCGGTTTGATCGGTCAGTGGTTTGGCATCAACGCCGGCGAGCGCCTGCAGCGTCTGGTGCTGTGCAACACCGCCGCCAAGATTGGTAGCGATGAGATCTGGAGCACCCGCATCGACACCGTGCTCAAGGGTGGCGAGAAGGCCATGCGCGATTTGCGCGATGCCTCCATCGAGCGCTGGTTCACGCCGCCGTTCGCTGCCGAGCATCCGGAGAAGGTCGATCCCATCGTCACCATGCTGGCGCAGACCTCGCCCCAGGGCTACGCGGCCAACTGCGCGGCGGTGCGTGATGCCGATTACCGTGAGCAGATCGCTGCGATCAAGGCGCCGACCTTGATCGTCTGCGGTACCGGCGATGCGGTGACCACGCCGGAGCACGGCCGCTTCATGCAGGAGCGTATCGCCGGTGCGGAGCTGGTCGAGTTCGACGCCGCGCACCTCTCCAACGTGCAGGCTGGCGAGTTGTTCACCCGGCGCGTGCTGGATTTTCTGCAAGTTGAATGA
- a CDS encoding 3-carboxy-cis,cis-muconate cycloisomerase, translating into MSSRPCSQLFDAYFTSAPMREVFSDHGRVQGMLDFEAALARAEAAAGVIPAAVVADIEAACRAELYDFDALAIAIGSAGNSAIPLVKALGKRIAAQSEEAERYVHLGATSQDAMDSGLVLQLRAAIVLLENDLDALSRLLAEQAERYAATPMAGRTWLQHATPVTLGMKIAGWLGAVDRHRQRLAEIKPRLLCLQFGGASGSLAALGDKAWPVAEALAVELGLQLPEQPWHTQRDRLVEFASLLGMIAGSLGKLGRDLSLLMQTEAGELFEPSAPGKGGSSTMPHKRNPVSAAVLIGAATRAPGLVATMFAAMPQEHERSLGLWHAEWETLPELCCLVSGALQQALLVVPGLEVDAERMARNLDLTRGLVLAEAVSIALAQRIGRDAAHHLVEQCCKKAVKEGAHLREVLGANAEVTAQLSAEELDRLLDPAHYLGQARRWVERAVAQSQTTASC; encoded by the coding sequence ATGAGTTCAAGGCCCTGCAGCCAGTTGTTCGATGCCTACTTCACCAGTGCGCCGATGCGTGAGGTGTTCAGCGACCATGGCCGCGTGCAGGGCATGCTCGACTTCGAAGCGGCGCTGGCCAGGGCCGAGGCTGCGGCCGGCGTGATTCCTGCGGCAGTGGTCGCCGACATCGAGGCCGCCTGCCGGGCCGAGCTCTATGATTTCGACGCCCTGGCCATCGCCATCGGCAGCGCTGGCAATTCGGCGATTCCGCTGGTCAAGGCGCTGGGCAAACGCATCGCTGCGCAGAGTGAAGAGGCCGAGCGCTACGTGCATCTCGGCGCCACCAGCCAGGACGCCATGGACAGCGGCTTGGTGCTGCAACTGCGCGCCGCCATCGTGCTGCTGGAAAACGACCTCGATGCCTTGAGCCGACTTTTGGCCGAACAGGCCGAGCGATATGCGGCAACGCCCATGGCTGGACGCACCTGGTTGCAGCACGCCACGCCAGTGACCTTGGGGATGAAGATCGCCGGGTGGCTGGGGGCGGTCGACCGCCATCGCCAGCGCCTCGCCGAGATCAAGCCGCGCCTGCTGTGCCTGCAATTCGGTGGCGCGTCCGGCAGCCTGGCGGCGCTGGGCGACAAGGCCTGGCCGGTGGCCGAAGCGCTGGCGGTTGAGCTGGGCCTGCAACTGCCGGAGCAGCCCTGGCACACCCAGCGCGATCGCCTGGTCGAGTTCGCCAGCCTGCTCGGCATGATCGCCGGCAGCCTGGGCAAGTTGGGCCGCGACCTCAGTCTGCTGATGCAGACCGAAGCCGGCGAGTTGTTCGAACCCTCTGCGCCGGGCAAGGGCGGCTCCTCGACCATGCCGCACAAGCGCAACCCAGTCAGCGCCGCAGTGCTGATCGGCGCCGCCACCCGCGCGCCCGGCCTGGTTGCCACCATGTTCGCGGCCATGCCCCAGGAGCACGAGCGCAGCCTCGGCCTGTGGCATGCCGAGTGGGAAACCCTGCCGGAGCTCTGCTGCCTGGTGTCCGGTGCCCTGCAGCAAGCGCTGCTGGTGGTGCCGGGGCTCGAGGTGGATGCCGAACGCATGGCGCGCAACCTCGACCTGACCCGTGGCCTGGTGCTGGCCGAAGCGGTGAGCATCGCCCTGGCGCAACGCATCGGTCGTGACGCGGCTCACCATCTGGTCGAGCAGTGCTGCAAAAAGGCGGTGAAGGAGGGTGCTCATCTGCGTGAGGTGCTTGGCGCCAATGCCGAGGTCACTGCCCAGCTGTCCGCAGAAGAACTGGATCGCCTGCTCGACCCTGCGCATTACCTGGGCCAGGCGCGCCGCTGGGTCGAACGTGCCGTGGCTCAAAGTCAAACAACCGCTTCCTGTTAG
- a CDS encoding MFS family transporter, whose translation MSSEASTVYEAPNYSPEERRKRIFAIVGASSGNLVEWFDFYVYAFCAIYFAPAFFPSDDPTVQLLNTAGVFAAGFLMRPIGGWVFGRVADKYGRKVSMMISVLMMCLGSLAIAFMPTYDSIGAMAPLLLLLARLFQGLSVGGEYGTTATYMSEVALKGQRGFFASFQYVTLIGGQLLAVLVVVILQQLLSEDELRAWGWRIPFVIGALAAVVAFYLRRSLDETAKKDQIGNKESGSIAYLFKHHKAAFFTVLGYTAGGSLIFYTFTTYMQKYLVNSAGMSAKTASGIMTAALFLFMIMQPLFGALSDRIGRRTSMLWFGALGAIFTWPILALLQTVHSPVMAFLLIIVALAIVSLYTSISGLVKAEMFPPEVRALGVGLAYAVANALFGGSAEYVALGLKSIGLEQTFYWYVSGMMVLAFLVSLRLPRQASYLHHDH comes from the coding sequence ATGAGTTCTGAAGCCAGCACGGTGTACGAAGCCCCGAACTACAGCCCGGAAGAGCGCCGCAAGCGCATCTTCGCCATCGTTGGTGCTTCCTCCGGCAACCTGGTCGAGTGGTTCGACTTTTACGTCTATGCCTTCTGCGCGATCTATTTCGCGCCGGCCTTCTTTCCGTCCGACGACCCCACCGTCCAGTTGCTCAACACCGCGGGTGTATTCGCCGCCGGCTTTTTGATGCGCCCAATCGGTGGCTGGGTGTTCGGCCGGGTTGCCGATAAGTACGGCCGCAAGGTCTCGATGATGATCTCCGTACTGATGATGTGCCTGGGGTCGCTGGCCATCGCCTTCATGCCGACCTATGACAGCATCGGCGCTATGGCACCGCTGCTGCTGTTGCTGGCACGCCTGTTCCAGGGCCTGTCGGTGGGCGGCGAATACGGCACGACGGCGACCTACATGAGCGAAGTGGCGCTCAAGGGCCAGCGCGGCTTCTTCGCGTCGTTCCAGTACGTCACCCTGATCGGCGGGCAATTGCTGGCCGTGCTGGTGGTGGTGATCCTGCAGCAACTGCTCAGCGAAGATGAGCTGCGTGCCTGGGGCTGGCGCATCCCGTTCGTGATCGGTGCCCTGGCTGCGGTGGTGGCCTTTTATCTGCGCCGTTCGCTGGATGAGACTGCGAAGAAAGACCAGATCGGCAACAAGGAATCGGGCAGCATCGCCTACCTGTTCAAGCACCACAAAGCAGCCTTCTTCACAGTGCTCGGCTATACCGCCGGCGGCTCGCTGATCTTCTACACCTTCACCACCTACATGCAGAAATACCTGGTCAACTCGGCAGGCATGAGCGCCAAGACCGCCAGTGGCATCATGACCGCTGCGCTGTTTCTGTTCATGATCATGCAGCCGTTGTTCGGCGCCTTGTCCGACCGCATCGGTCGACGCACCTCGATGCTCTGGTTCGGTGCCCTGGGGGCGATCTTCACCTGGCCGATCCTGGCGCTGCTGCAGACCGTGCACAGCCCGGTGATGGCTTTCCTGCTGATCATTGTGGCCCTGGCCATCGTCAGCCTGTATACCTCGATAAGCGGCCTGGTGAAGGCCGAGATGTTCCCGCCGGAAGTGCGCGCCTTGGGCGTTGGCCTGGCTTACGCGGTAGCCAATGCGCTGTTCGGCGGGTCTGCCGAATATGTGGCCCTGGGCCTGAAGTCCATCGGCCTGGAGCAGACCTTCTACTGGTACGTGTCGGGCATGATGGTGCTGGCCTTCCTGGTCAGCTTGCGTCTGCCGCGCCAGGCCAGTTACCTACACCATGATCATTGA
- the pcaF gene encoding 3-oxoadipyl-CoA thiolase, which yields MTRDVFICDAVRTPIGRLNGGLSAVRADDLAAIPLKALIERNPQVEWSAVDEVFMGCANQSGEDNRNVARMALLLAGLPETVPGVTLNRLCASGMEAVGAAFRAIASGEMELAIAAGVESMTRAPYVMGKADSAFGRGQKLEDTTLGWRFVNPAMKERYGVDPMPVTGDNVAEDYGVSRADQDAFGLRSQQRAAVAQQSGYYAEEIVPVVIKTKKGESIVDTDEHPRADTTAEALAKLKPVNGPDKTVTAGNASGLNDGASAMILASAEAVQKYGLKARAKVLGMASGGVAPRVMGVGPVPAVRKLLSRLNLDIDAFDVIELNEAFAAQGLAVTRDLGLADDSPKVNPNGGAIALGHPLGMSGNRLVLTAVHHLEKTGGKLGLATMCVGVGQGLALAIERV from the coding sequence ATGACTCGCGACGTATTCATCTGCGATGCCGTGCGCACGCCAATCGGTCGGCTCAATGGCGGACTGTCCGCCGTGCGTGCCGACGACCTGGCAGCCATTCCGCTTAAGGCGCTGATCGAACGTAACCCGCAGGTCGAATGGTCGGCTGTCGATGAAGTATTCATGGGCTGCGCCAACCAGTCCGGCGAGGACAACCGCAACGTCGCCCGTATGGCGCTGCTGCTCGCTGGCCTGCCGGAGACGGTGCCGGGCGTGACCCTCAACCGCCTCTGTGCCTCGGGTATGGAGGCGGTGGGCGCAGCCTTCCGCGCTATCGCCTCCGGCGAGATGGAACTGGCCATCGCTGCTGGCGTCGAGTCGATGACCCGCGCGCCATACGTGATGGGCAAGGCCGACAGCGCCTTTGGCCGTGGCCAGAAGCTCGAAGACACCACCCTGGGCTGGCGTTTCGTCAACCCGGCGATGAAGGAGCGCTACGGCGTCGACCCGATGCCAGTGACCGGTGACAACGTGGCCGAGGATTACGGCGTCAGCCGTGCCGACCAGGACGCTTTCGGCCTGCGCAGCCAGCAGCGCGCCGCAGTGGCGCAGCAAAGTGGTTACTACGCCGAGGAAATCGTGCCGGTGGTGATCAAGACCAAAAAGGGCGAGAGCATCGTCGACACCGACGAGCACCCTCGCGCCGACACCACCGCCGAGGCATTGGCCAAGCTCAAACCGGTCAACGGCCCGGACAAGACGGTGACCGCCGGCAACGCCTCGGGCCTCAACGACGGGGCGTCGGCGATGATTCTGGCGTCTGCCGAAGCGGTACAGAAATATGGTCTCAAGGCCCGCGCCAAGGTGCTCGGCATGGCCAGCGGTGGTGTGGCGCCTCGGGTCATGGGCGTCGGCCCGGTGCCGGCGGTGCGCAAGCTGCTGAGCCGCCTGAATCTCGATATCGATGCCTTCGATGTGATCGAGTTGAACGAGGCGTTCGCCGCTCAAGGGCTGGCGGTCACCCGTGACCTCGGCCTGGCGGACGACAGCCCCAAGGTCAACCCGAATGGCGGCGCCATCGCTCTTGGCCATCCACTGGGCATGAGCGGTAACCGCTTGGTGCTGACTGCCGTTCACCACTTGGAGAAGACCGGCGGCAAGCTCGGTCTGGCAACTATGTGCGTGGGTGTCGGCCAGGGCTTGGCGTTGGCCATCGAGCGCGTCTAG
- a CDS encoding CoA-transferase subunit beta codes for MSDFNTNEMMTVAAARRLGNGSVCFVGIGLPSKAANLARLTHAPEVVLIYESGPIGAKPTVLPLSIGDGELAETADTVVPTGEIFRYWLQGGRIDVGFLGAAQVDKFGNINTTVIGDYHAPKVRLPGAGGAPEIAGSAKKVLIILKQGHRTFVDKLAFITSVGHGEGGDHRKRLGLPGEGPVAIITDLCIMEPEAGSNEFIVTSLHPGVTREQVVENTGWQIRFADNLTTTEAPKAEELAALRDLEARTAAAHGQKGSDE; via the coding sequence ATGAGCGACTTCAACACCAATGAAATGATGACCGTGGCCGCTGCTCGTCGCCTCGGCAACGGCAGTGTTTGCTTCGTCGGCATCGGTCTGCCCTCCAAGGCAGCCAACCTGGCGCGTCTGACTCATGCGCCGGAAGTGGTACTGATCTACGAATCCGGCCCGATCGGCGCCAAACCGACCGTGCTGCCACTGTCCATCGGTGACGGCGAGTTGGCCGAGACTGCCGATACTGTGGTGCCGACTGGCGAGATCTTTCGCTACTGGCTGCAGGGCGGCCGTATCGATGTCGGCTTCCTCGGCGCGGCTCAGGTCGACAAGTTCGGCAATATCAACACCACGGTGATCGGTGATTACCATGCGCCGAAAGTGCGGCTGCCGGGTGCCGGTGGCGCGCCGGAGATCGCTGGCAGCGCGAAGAAGGTGCTGATCATCCTCAAGCAGGGTCATCGCACCTTCGTCGACAAGCTGGCGTTCATCACCTCGGTCGGCCATGGCGAGGGCGGCGATCACCGCAAGCGTCTCGGCCTGCCGGGCGAAGGCCCGGTAGCGATCATCACCGACCTGTGCATCATGGAGCCGGAAGCGGGCAGCAATGAATTCATCGTCACCTCCCTGCATCCGGGCGTGACCCGCGAGCAGGTGGTCGAGAATACCGGCTGGCAGATCCGTTTCGCCGACAACCTGACCACCACCGAAGCGCCAAAAGCCGAAGAACTGGCCGCGCTGCGCGATCTCGAAGCACGTACCGCCGCTGCCCATGGGCAGAAGGGGAGTGACGAATGA